The genomic DNA AGGGGAGAACGCCCCACCCCGCGTACCAAAAAGAACAGCCGAAACAATCCTGCGCCGGTTGGCGCAAAATCAAAAAGCTATTCTCCGTGCATCAACATTTTCCAACGTCGGGCGTCTTCCCAGTTGAAGCCGCCCGGCACGCAGGGCCAGATGGAATTGTTCTGAAAGAGCGGCTCGTCGGCCAGCGGATACGGACTGGCCTCGCAGGCCGCCTGAAACATGGGCGAGCCGGGGATGGGGGTGTAGTGCGCCAGATGCGGACGGAAACCGAAGGAACGGACGTGGCGCACGGCCTGTTCCACGTTGCCGAGATCCTGGCCGGGGAGGCCAAAGAGAATGTAGACCCCGATGTCGTCGAGATCGAAGCCCGCGTCCAGAAGGTTGCGCGCGCCCGCCTCCCATTGTTCTCGCGTCAGCTTGACGTCGTGGCGATGGTCGAAGTCCGTGGTTTCCAGGCCCAGGCGGACCGTGGTCAGCCCGGCCGCCTTGAGCCGCCCGCAGACCTCCGGCGTGAGATGGCGCACGTGCATGGCGTTGGGCGTGTGCAGTCGGATATCCAGGCCCGCACCGGCTATCTCGTCGAGAACCGGCCAGAGCCAGCGGTCGGGATTGACGAGCAGGGCGTCGTCGTAAAAGGCGAAGTCGCGCACGCCCCGGCCATGCTCGGAGCGCACGGTCTCCATGACCGCTTCGGGCGTGCCCTGGCGAAAACGGGGATACAGGGCGCGGCTGGCGCAATACTCGCAGGCGAAGGGACAGCCGCGCGAGCCGAGAATGATCGAAAAAGCAGGGTCGGCATACAAGTCCAGAGACAATGAAAGCCCTGCATTGCCGGATGGTTGGTTAATATCAAAATTAATCAGTTCGCAGAACTTTGCCCAATTTGCGGGGTCTTCCAGCGGACCTTGCTGGAGGTGTGCGTCGGCGTGCCGGGCGGCGTGCTCCCCACACAGGGTGGCGTAGGTGCCGCCGAGGAAGCGGGGGGTGTCGGGCCACAGCTCGGCGCAGATGTCGAGGATGTCCAGCGCGCCGGGATACCAGTAGGTCATGACGGTCGTGACCATGACGGCGTCGGGAGCGGGATCAAGCGCGGCCAACGCTTCGACGATCCGTTCGCGGGGCAGGCCGTAGCGGGAATAGCGGCGGTCCATGAAGGCCAGCGGCGCGGGCGGCGCGATCTCTTCCTTGTGATAGTGTCCGGTGCCGTACTTGCCGGATTTCGGCCATTTGAGGCCGAGTTCGGGAGCGGGTTCCCAGGTCGGGTCGAGACAGTCCAACAGGGCGACCGAGGCCCCGGCGTTGCGGAGCATGTCCAGGCAGGCGAGCAGGCCGGCGGGGCGCGACCAGACGTTGAAGGCCGCGAAATCGGTGATCCACGGGTTGATGCCGAGGACGCGCGGGCCGTCTGCCCGGTCCGGCAGGGCGGACCACGGGATGTTGGGGAAAATCGGGCGTGCCATGGCGGCTAGCGGTTCAGGAAGTTGGACAGGATGGACAGTCCGAGCATGACGATGACGATGATGAGCAGGATGTTGGTCAGCCGGTCGCGCCGGGCCGCCCGTTGCTGCTTGGACCTGGTGAACTGGCTGAGGATCAGGAAGATCAGGCCGAGGATGATTATCAGTTTGAGGAGCAGGCTCATGGGGAGGGTGTAGCGGATTTCCCGGGAAAAGTCTTGCCTGCATCGGACCTGTCGGACCGCCGACCGCAGTTGCCGCTCGGCAGGTTTTTTTCGGCGGGGAAGCCTGTTGCGCGAAGGTTTGGACTTATCCTTCGAATGCGGTCCGCCGTTGGAAGGTCTGCCCGTCGGCTATTTTTTGATCCAGATGATTCCGCACTGCCTGCCTGTCTCCCTGATCGGAGCCGCGCACGCCTTGCGGTAGGAAAAGAAGGTGTCGTCCATGGTCATGGTGCAGAGGTCGAGGCCGAATATCTGCTTTTCGGGAACGCCTGCGTCCATGAGTTGGTCGCGGGTGAGCCGCCAGAGGTCCATGGTTTTTGTTTTCGGGTTGAACCAGGGGCTGAACTTGTCGCCGAAGTCCGTGTCGAAATTGATGAATTCGGCTGCGTCCGGTCCAAGGGACGGACCGCGCACGGCAAAGACGTCCTTTGGCTTGAGGTCGTAGCGGTCGCAGAACCGGCGCACGCCCGAACCGGGAAAATCGAGCTTGTTGCCCCGCCAGCCCGCGTGCAGTCCGGCAACGAACCTGCCGGAGCGGTGGGCCAGGAGAATGGGTTGGCAGTCGGCGGTCTTGATGACCAGGCCGTGGCCGGGCTCGGTCGTGGCCATGCCGTCGCCGTCCAGGACCGGGCGTTCTTCCGGGGCGCGGGGAGCGGGGTCGAAATGGATGACGTCACCGTGCACCTGGTTGAGTTCGCACCAGCCGGTCAGTCCCATGCGTTCGTATACCGCCCGCCGGTTTTCGGTCACGGCCTCGGGATCGTCGTTCACGTCGAAGGAGATGTTGGCCGAGTCGTGGGGCGGCTCGGACACGCCGCCACGGCGGGAGGTGAAGGCGCAGGCCACCTGCGGAATATCCACGAATTGGAAGGGGAAAAAGGCTACGGCCGCCATAGCTTGCCCTCGGTGCAGACCACGTCCACCGGCTTGTCCCATGGCTCGGTCGGAATGCTATCGATGAGCTGGAATTCGTGCGCAACGCCGACCACCAGGGTGTCCCGCATGGCCTCCGTGGCCAGCAGCCGGTCGTAGTATCCGCCGCCGAAGCCGAGTCTGTTGCCTTGCCGGTCGAAGCTCACGCCCGGAATGAGCGCAATGTTCGGACGGCAGGTGTCCACAGCCGGGCACCGCAGAGCGTCGGGCTCCAGGATGGAGAAGGCACCCGGAACCAGCTCGTCTTCGCAGGCGGCGCAGGCCAGGTCCATTTCGCCGGGGGAATCCGGGCGGCAGCGGGGAAACAACACGCGGCAGCCGCGCTGCCACAGCTCGGCGGCCAGGGGCCGCAGGTCGATCTCGCCCCGGACCGGCCAGTAGAGCAGGGCCTCGGTGGCGTTTTTCCATTCGAAGAGCGTGCGGATGAGCGCGACGGCTCCTTCGCTCGCACGGGCGACCTCGTCGGCGGTCAGGGCGGCACGGCGTTTGATGAGCCGTTCGCGCAGTTCGGTTTTTTCCTTTTCCGGCATGGCGGGAAGCTACCATGGCCGCAAACGACAATCCAGCGGCAAAGGGTGAAATTCCGGCGACACGGCGATGCCCCTTGGTTTTCGGCCCGTCTTGGTCTATCTTCCCAATGCTTGATTATGTAATGACATCATCCCGGAGACCGAATGGCAGCAAATATACTCATACTCGACGACGAAAAGAACTATCTGCTCATCCTGGAGTCCATCCTGGAGGACGAGGGGTACGGCGTGACCACCCTGTCCGACCCGGAGATGGGGTTGGCCTACCTTGAGGACTCCGAAGTCGACGTGATTTTGACCGACATGAAGATGCCCGGCATGTCCGGGCGGGATGTGCTCGAACACTGCAAGAAGAACTACCCGCACATTCCGGTGCTGATAATGACCGCCTTCGGCTCCATCGAGGCCGCGGTCGAGGCCATGCGCATAGGGGCCTTCGACTACATCACCAAGCCGTTCGCCAACGAGGAGCTGCTCCTGTCCATCTCCAAGGCCGTACAGTATGCCTCCACCCAGCAGGAGAACATCCGCCTGAAAAAGGAGATCCGCGACAGGTATTCCAAGGATAACATCATCGCGCGCGGCAAGGGAATGCAGCAGGTGCTGGACATGGTCGACCGGGCCGCGCCTTCCAAATCCACGGTGCTCATCCTCGGCGAGTCCGGCACGGGCAAGGAGCTTGTCGCACGGGCGATCCACACCTCTTCGCCCCGGCGCGAGGCCCCGTTCGTCACGGTCAACTGCATGGCTCTCAATCCCGGGGTGCTCGAATCCGAGCTTTTCGGCCACGAGAAAGGGTCCTTCACCGGGGCCACGGCCATGCGCAAGGGCCGTTTCGAGCAGGCCAACAAGGGCACGCTCTTCCTCGACGAGATTGGGGAGCTGACCCCGGAGCTTCAGGTCAAGCTCCTGCGCGTCCTGCAGGAACACCAGATCGAGCGCGTGGGCGGCACCGAGACCCTGGACGTGGACATCCGCATCGTGGCCGCCACCAACAAGAATCTTCAGGAGTCGGTGGCCAAGGGCGAGTTCCGCGAGGACCTATTCTACCGCCTGAACGTGGTCTCCCTCTTCATGCCGCCCCTGCGCGAGCGGCGTGAGGACATCCCGCTCCTGGCCGCGCATTTCCTTGAGAAATACAGCAAGGAAAATCAGATGGATATTTCAGGGTTCACCTCGGCGGCCATGGACTACCTGACCGCCTACGAGTGGCCCGGCAACGTGCGCCAGCTTGAGAACGTGGTCGAGCGGTGCACGGTCCTGGCCCGCACCGATGTCATCGATGCCGACGACCTGCCGCCCGAGATCAAGGACGAGGAGGCCCAGTTCAAGTCCGCCGTGGACCTGCTGCCCACCAAGCTCAACCTGGCCGATACCATGGACAAGATCGAGGGAGCCCTGGTCAAGCGCGCCCTGGTTCGGACCGATTTCGTTCAGGTGAAGGCCGCCGAGATGCTCGGCCTTTCCAAGTCCAACCTTCAGTACAAATTGAAAAAATACGGCCTGACAGGCAAAGCGAAATAGATGTTCGTCATCGACTACCCCTACGTTTCCGATTATCTTCTCGACTCCCTTCGCGAACTCGATCTGCCCGTGCTGGATACGCCCCAGGCCCGGAGCCTGGCCAAGGACGCGCCTCTGGCCTACGTCGACGAGATCGAATTTTCCGCCCGCATGGCCCTGGGCGGCAAGGTCTGCACCAACTCGGAGAACGGGCTGGGGCACGTCCTGCGCTGCCGGTGCAATGAGGACCTGGCCCGGCAGATCGACATCTGCAAGGACAAGGCGCTTTTTCGCGAGACCGTGGCCGCGCTGCATCCGGACTACGTATTCCACCGTATTCCCTTCGACGGGCTGGCCGATTTCGACGCTTCCTCCATGCCCTGCCCCTTTGTCGTCAAACCCACGCGCGGGTTCTTTAGCCTGGGCGTGCACGTGGTCGATTCGCCCGAGGACTGGCCCGCGGCCGTCAAGGCCATCGAGGGCGAGCGTGCGGCCCTGAACGCCGAGTACCCCGAGGCGGTGGTCAGCGGAGGCGAGTTCATCGCGGAAGCGTCCATCGACGGCGAGGAGTACGCCATCGACGTCTACTTTGATGCCGAAGGCAATCCCGTGATTACCAACATCATGCACCACGCCTTTCTGTACGCCGACGACATTTCCGACCGCCTCTACTACACCTCGGCCCGGATCATCGAGACATGGCTGCTGCCCTTCACCGACTACCTTCGCGACGTGGGCCGGGAATGCGGCTTCCGCAACTTCGCCACCCATGTGGAAGTGCGCCTTACCGCCACCGGCGATATCCTGCCCATCGAAGCCAATCCCCTGCGTTTCGCGGGCTGGTGCGTGGCTGACATGACCGCCATGGCCTGGGGCTTCAATCCCTATGAAGCCTATTTCAAGGGGCTGCGCCCGGACTGGGACGCCATCCTCACGGCGGACCAGGGCCATGTCACCGTCATGGTCATCGGCGATCTGCCGTCCGGCATGGACCGCACCGCCATCCGGTCCATCGACTACGACGGATTTCGGTCGTTGTTTTCCAATATGCTGGAATTGCGGAAAATTGATTACATGCAGTATCCGGTCTTCGCCTTTGCCTACGCCTCCATGCCTGAAGGCGAGCTGGACGATCTCAAGACCGTTCTCGCTCAGGACTTCTCCCGCTTCGTCGAGATGAAGTAGGGCGCGTTTCAGATATTCGCTCCCGGATTCCCGAAAGTGAAGGAGCCGACACGAAATACCGTGTCGGTTCTTTTTTTATGCTTTGGGGGGGGGCGGAAGCCGTCGTCGGGTCCGGATTGCTAGAAAAGGTCGATACGTCCGTCGGTCTTGTCATACCAGGTCAGGAATCCGTCCACGCATTCAGGGCACAGGAGCCGGTTTCGCTCCTCCTCGATGATCTCCGCGGCCACCGGACGCGGCAGGGAA from Pseudodesulfovibrio thermohalotolerans includes the following:
- a CDS encoding B12-binding domain-containing radical SAM protein — encoded protein: MARPIFPNIPWSALPDRADGPRVLGINPWITDFAAFNVWSRPAGLLACLDMLRNAGASVALLDCLDPTWEPAPELGLKWPKSGKYGTGHYHKEEIAPPAPLAFMDRRYSRYGLPRERIVEALAALDPAPDAVMVTTVMTYWYPGALDILDICAELWPDTPRFLGGTYATLCGEHAARHADAHLQQGPLEDPANWAKFCELINFDINQPSGNAGLSLSLDLYADPAFSIILGSRGCPFACEYCASRALYPRFRQGTPEAVMETVRSEHGRGVRDFAFYDDALLVNPDRWLWPVLDEIAGAGLDIRLHTPNAMHVRHLTPEVCGRLKAAGLTTVRLGLETTDFDHRHDVKLTREQWEAGARNLLDAGFDLDDIGVYILFGLPGQDLGNVEQAVRHVRSFGFRPHLAHYTPIPGSPMFQAACEASPYPLADEPLFQNNSIWPCVPGGFNWEDARRWKMLMHGE
- a CDS encoding polyphenol oxidase family protein, with protein sequence MAAVAFFPFQFVDIPQVACAFTSRRGGVSEPPHDSANISFDVNDDPEAVTENRRAVYERMGLTGWCELNQVHGDVIHFDPAPRAPEERPVLDGDGMATTEPGHGLVIKTADCQPILLAHRSGRFVAGLHAGWRGNKLDFPGSGVRRFCDRYDLKPKDVFAVRGPSLGPDAAEFINFDTDFGDKFSPWFNPKTKTMDLWRLTRDQLMDAGVPEKQIFGLDLCTMTMDDTFFSYRKACAAPIRETGRQCGIIWIKK
- a CDS encoding 5-formyltetrahydrofolate cyclo-ligase — translated: MPEKEKTELRERLIKRRAALTADEVARASEGAVALIRTLFEWKNATEALLYWPVRGEIDLRPLAAELWQRGCRVLFPRCRPDSPGEMDLACAACEDELVPGAFSILEPDALRCPAVDTCRPNIALIPGVSFDRQGNRLGFGGGYYDRLLATEAMRDTLVVGVAHEFQLIDSIPTEPWDKPVDVVCTEGKLWRP
- a CDS encoding sigma-54-dependent transcriptional regulator, coding for MAANILILDDEKNYLLILESILEDEGYGVTTLSDPEMGLAYLEDSEVDVILTDMKMPGMSGRDVLEHCKKNYPHIPVLIMTAFGSIEAAVEAMRIGAFDYITKPFANEELLLSISKAVQYASTQQENIRLKKEIRDRYSKDNIIARGKGMQQVLDMVDRAAPSKSTVLILGESGTGKELVARAIHTSSPRREAPFVTVNCMALNPGVLESELFGHEKGSFTGATAMRKGRFEQANKGTLFLDEIGELTPELQVKLLRVLQEHQIERVGGTETLDVDIRIVAATNKNLQESVAKGEFREDLFYRLNVVSLFMPPLRERREDIPLLAAHFLEKYSKENQMDISGFTSAAMDYLTAYEWPGNVRQLENVVERCTVLARTDVIDADDLPPEIKDEEAQFKSAVDLLPTKLNLADTMDKIEGALVKRALVRTDFVQVKAAEMLGLSKSNLQYKLKKYGLTGKAK
- a CDS encoding ATP-grasp domain-containing protein; the encoded protein is MFVIDYPYVSDYLLDSLRELDLPVLDTPQARSLAKDAPLAYVDEIEFSARMALGGKVCTNSENGLGHVLRCRCNEDLARQIDICKDKALFRETVAALHPDYVFHRIPFDGLADFDASSMPCPFVVKPTRGFFSLGVHVVDSPEDWPAAVKAIEGERAALNAEYPEAVVSGGEFIAEASIDGEEYAIDVYFDAEGNPVITNIMHHAFLYADDISDRLYYTSARIIETWLLPFTDYLRDVGRECGFRNFATHVEVRLTATGDILPIEANPLRFAGWCVADMTAMAWGFNPYEAYFKGLRPDWDAILTADQGHVTVMVIGDLPSGMDRTAIRSIDYDGFRSLFSNMLELRKIDYMQYPVFAFAYASMPEGELDDLKTVLAQDFSRFVEMK